From one Luteolibacter sp. SL250 genomic stretch:
- a CDS encoding TonB-dependent receptor, which yields MKFIPYLLTATTTAAIAQTELETLTVEAARERASKTVPTVAESKVELAKTAGGTEVVDSERYLTGRASTLADTFALSPGVFAQPRFGSDEARLSIRGSGLQRTFHGRGIRVLQDGVPVNLADGGFDMQALEPSASRYINVWRGGNALAYGGSTLGGAIDYVSRNGRTDPGGFARLEAGSWNYFRGTLAGGFSNDATDAYSSFTWQSQDGFRDHAEQNNQRLFSNIGWNISDGIESRLYITGVLTDSQIPGSLSKAQLEDDPRDANPTNATGDYHRDFELYRIASKTTFTNGDNQWDLTASWTYKDLNHPIFQVIDQRSNDALLGVTFTNTSDLFSHENQVRAGVFLTRGVTHAAQFQNLNGSRGILLQNSDQIATNLEAFVENQFTIGNGFTAILGASAAHNRREIERILAGPPDYTYEYNEFAPKVGLRYDAENYQIYANVSGSYEPPSFSETYTANTARDAQTATSFELGTRGSWNFVRWDATAYHAEIEDELLTVLDPVTAMSTTTNADRTTHSGLEIGAEIDLLGKDWNDDPAHRLVFRTAWTYGRFEFDRHSAAGYDYSGNKIAGLPPHLIRGELLWENDQGWYAGPSFEWVPVKSYVDHRNTLSADPYALVGFKFGRRQEQGLSWFIEARNLTDERYAATHDVVDNALAVVPQPARVFLPGDGRSVFGGIEWRW from the coding sequence GTGAAATTCATCCCCTATCTTCTCACTGCCACCACCACCGCGGCCATCGCCCAGACCGAACTCGAAACCCTGACCGTCGAGGCCGCCCGGGAGCGTGCCTCCAAGACCGTCCCCACCGTGGCCGAAAGCAAGGTGGAGCTCGCCAAGACCGCGGGCGGAACCGAGGTCGTCGATTCCGAACGCTACCTCACCGGCCGCGCCAGCACGCTGGCGGACACCTTCGCCCTTTCCCCCGGCGTCTTCGCCCAGCCGCGCTTCGGCTCGGATGAAGCCCGGCTTTCCATCCGCGGCTCCGGCCTCCAGCGTACCTTCCACGGCCGCGGCATCCGCGTCCTCCAGGACGGCGTGCCCGTCAACCTGGCCGACGGCGGCTTCGACATGCAGGCGCTGGAACCGTCCGCCTCCCGCTACATCAACGTCTGGCGCGGCGGCAACGCCCTCGCCTACGGCGGCTCCACCCTCGGCGGGGCCATCGACTACGTTTCCCGCAACGGACGCACGGATCCCGGCGGGTTCGCCCGGTTGGAAGCCGGATCCTGGAACTACTTCCGCGGCACGCTCGCCGGAGGCTTCTCCAATGATGCCACCGATGCCTACTCCTCCTTCACCTGGCAGTCGCAGGACGGCTTCCGGGACCATGCGGAGCAGAACAACCAGCGCCTGTTCAGCAACATCGGCTGGAACATTTCCGACGGCATCGAGTCCCGCCTCTACATCACCGGCGTCCTGACGGATTCGCAGATCCCCGGCAGCCTCAGCAAGGCCCAGCTCGAGGACGACCCTCGCGACGCGAACCCCACCAACGCGACCGGAGACTACCACCGCGACTTCGAGCTCTACCGCATCGCCAGCAAGACCACCTTCACCAACGGCGACAACCAGTGGGACCTCACCGCCTCATGGACGTACAAGGACCTCAACCATCCGATCTTCCAGGTGATCGACCAGCGCTCCAATGACGCGCTGCTCGGTGTGACCTTCACCAATACGTCGGACCTGTTTTCCCATGAGAACCAGGTCCGCGCCGGGGTCTTCCTCACCCGCGGGGTGACGCATGCCGCCCAATTCCAGAATCTCAATGGCTCGCGCGGAATCCTGCTCCAGAACAGCGACCAGATCGCGACCAATCTCGAAGCTTTCGTTGAGAACCAGTTCACCATCGGCAACGGCTTCACCGCCATCCTCGGAGCCAGCGCGGCCCACAACCGCCGGGAAATCGAGCGCATCCTCGCCGGACCTCCGGACTACACTTACGAATACAACGAATTCGCGCCGAAGGTGGGCCTCCGCTACGACGCGGAAAACTACCAGATCTATGCCAATGTGAGCGGCAGCTATGAGCCGCCGTCTTTCAGCGAGACCTACACGGCGAACACCGCCCGCGACGCGCAGACCGCCACCAGCTTCGAGCTGGGCACCCGCGGATCTTGGAACTTCGTCCGCTGGGATGCCACCGCCTACCATGCGGAGATCGAAGACGAACTCCTCACCGTTCTCGACCCGGTTACCGCCATGAGCACCACGACGAACGCGGACCGCACCACGCACTCCGGCCTGGAGATCGGTGCGGAGATCGACCTGCTCGGCAAAGATTGGAATGACGATCCGGCGCACCGCCTCGTCTTCCGCACCGCATGGACCTACGGCCGGTTCGAGTTCGACCGACACTCCGCAGCAGGGTATGACTATTCCGGCAACAAAATCGCCGGGCTGCCGCCGCACCTCATCCGCGGCGAACTCCTGTGGGAGAACGACCAGGGTTGGTATGCCGGTCCGTCCTTTGAATGGGTGCCCGTGAAATCCTACGTGGACCACCGCAACACGCTCTCTGCGGATCCCTACGCGCTGGTCGGCTTCAAGTTCGGCCGCCGCCAAGAGCAGGGACTCTCGTGGTTCATCGAGGCACGGAACCTCACCGACGAGCGCTACGCCGCCACCCATGACGTCGTTGATAATGCGCTGGCTGTCGTGCCGCAGCCTGCGCGCGTCTTCCTCCCCGGCGATGGCCGCAGCGTCTTCGGCGGCATCGAGTGGCGCTGGTGA
- a CDS encoding epoxyqueuosine reductase QueH: MSEPFPDDTMAGRPCLETPGGHKKVLLHSCCAPCSGEVMEAMTASGIDYTIYFYNPNIHPRTEYDLRKAENIRFAEKHGIPFIDCDYDTDNWFARAKGMEMDPERGARCSMCFDMRFERTALYAYENGFPLITSCLGISRWKSMEQINESGERSAAKYPGVTYWKHNWRKGGGSARMIDISKREHFYQQEYCGCIYSLRDTNAWHVSKGRPKIVRGVKFYGEKDSAVVEAALNEVNAE; encoded by the coding sequence ATGAGCGAGCCTTTCCCCGACGACACGATGGCCGGCCGGCCGTGTCTGGAGACACCCGGCGGGCACAAGAAGGTGCTGCTGCATTCCTGTTGCGCGCCCTGCTCCGGCGAGGTGATGGAGGCGATGACGGCCTCCGGGATCGACTACACGATTTATTTCTACAACCCGAACATCCACCCGCGCACGGAGTACGACCTGCGGAAGGCGGAGAACATCCGCTTCGCGGAGAAGCACGGCATCCCGTTCATCGACTGCGACTATGACACGGACAACTGGTTCGCGCGGGCGAAGGGCATGGAGATGGACCCGGAGCGCGGCGCGCGCTGCTCGATGTGCTTCGACATGCGGTTCGAGCGTACGGCGCTGTATGCCTACGAGAACGGCTTTCCGCTGATCACCAGTTGCCTGGGTATCTCCCGCTGGAAAAGCATGGAGCAGATCAATGAATCCGGTGAGCGGTCCGCGGCGAAATACCCCGGCGTGACCTACTGGAAGCACAACTGGCGGAAGGGCGGCGGTTCGGCGCGGATGATCGACATCTCGAAGCGCGAACATTTCTACCAGCAGGAATACTGCGGCTGCATCTACTCCCTGCGGGACACGAACGCGTGGCACGTGTCGAAGGGGCGTCCGAAGATCGTGCGCGGGGTGAAGTTCTATGGGGAGAAGGACTCCGCCGTGGTGGAGGCGGCGCTCAACGAGGTGAACGCGGAGTGA
- a CDS encoding ThuA domain-containing protein, which yields MMKKLLLLLWALPLMVFSQTKVCLVSASAEYGSRDSLAKLQEDLEKNGMTCFRAFGEDKGNGVPGLEKLAESDVLVLFTRRIVLPPEQMELVRKHVDAGKPVVGIRTASHGIQNWVPDVKAFDKEVLGGSYDGHYKNNEAAELSRNAGQEGHPVFKDVAVFTTDGKLYKNENLAVDVTVLMTAKNASGQSQPVAWTRKHAGGKVFYTSLGVQSDFEKPEFRKFLANAVKWAAEK from the coding sequence ATGATGAAAAAACTCCTGCTTCTGTTATGGGCCCTGCCGCTGATGGTTTTCTCGCAGACGAAGGTCTGTCTGGTTTCCGCCTCCGCGGAGTATGGCTCCCGTGATTCGCTGGCAAAGCTGCAGGAGGATCTGGAAAAGAACGGGATGACTTGCTTCCGTGCTTTCGGCGAGGACAAGGGGAACGGCGTGCCGGGTCTGGAGAAACTGGCGGAGTCCGATGTGCTGGTGCTTTTCACCCGCCGCATCGTGCTTCCTCCGGAACAGATGGAGCTGGTGCGCAAGCATGTCGATGCGGGCAAGCCGGTCGTGGGCATCCGCACGGCCAGTCATGGCATCCAGAACTGGGTGCCGGATGTGAAGGCCTTCGACAAAGAGGTGCTGGGGGGCAGCTATGACGGTCACTACAAGAACAATGAGGCGGCGGAGCTTTCCAGGAATGCCGGGCAGGAAGGTCATCCCGTTTTCAAGGACGTAGCCGTTTTCACCACGGATGGAAAACTCTACAAGAATGAGAACCTGGCTGTGGATGTGACGGTGCTGATGACCGCGAAGAATGCATCCGGCCAGAGCCAACCGGTGGCGTGGACCCGTAAGCACGCGGGCGGGAAGGTGTTCTACACCTCGCTGGGCGTGCAGTCGGATTTCGAGAAGCCGGAGTTCCGGAAGTTCCTTGCGAATGCCGTGAAGTGGGCGGCGGAGAAGTGA
- a CDS encoding type IV pilus twitching motility protein PilT: MAQIDAYFQYLIESKGSDLHLSEGQPPKIRVHGAVTAIPEQPPLEGDSFRDLLAEICDPKAFERYLATGDLDFAYEMDENSRFRCNYLKQQNGLGAVFRLIPTEIAALESLGVPEVVKEFGHMRSGLVLVTGPTGSGKSTTLAALLDYINTNFNRHIITIEEPIEFVHSNKKSIITQREVPIQTPSFSDGLRAALREDADIVLVGEMRDLETISLALTAAETGLLVFGTLHTNNARKTVDRIIDVFPADQQSQVRTMLASSLRGVVAQLLCKRVDKPGRTAVHEIMFATPAVSAIIREGATQKLYDVITGGKADGMQFMDESIWNKLREGMISPEEAYMKAIDKNRFKKFLPEDKQHLGDASGGDPKAH; this comes from the coding sequence ATGGCTCAGATCGACGCCTACTTCCAATACCTCATCGAATCCAAAGGTTCGGACCTCCACCTTTCCGAGGGCCAGCCCCCGAAGATCCGTGTCCACGGGGCGGTGACCGCCATCCCGGAGCAACCTCCGCTGGAGGGCGATTCCTTCCGCGACCTGCTCGCCGAAATCTGCGACCCGAAGGCGTTCGAGCGCTACCTCGCCACCGGCGACCTCGACTTCGCCTACGAGATGGATGAGAACTCCCGCTTCCGCTGCAACTACCTCAAGCAGCAGAACGGCCTTGGCGCCGTGTTCCGTCTCATCCCAACGGAGATCGCCGCGCTCGAATCCCTCGGCGTGCCGGAAGTCGTGAAGGAATTCGGCCACATGCGCTCCGGCCTGGTGCTGGTCACCGGCCCCACCGGCTCCGGAAAGTCCACCACGCTCGCGGCCCTGCTCGACTACATCAACACGAACTTCAACCGGCACATCATCACCATCGAGGAGCCGATCGAGTTCGTTCACTCGAACAAGAAGTCCATCATCACCCAGCGCGAGGTGCCGATCCAGACACCGTCGTTCTCCGATGGTCTGCGGGCCGCCCTGCGGGAAGACGCGGACATCGTTCTCGTCGGTGAGATGCGGGACCTGGAAACCATCTCCCTGGCGCTCACCGCGGCGGAGACCGGCCTGCTGGTGTTCGGAACCCTCCACACCAACAATGCCCGCAAGACGGTTGACCGGATCATCGACGTGTTCCCCGCCGACCAGCAGTCGCAGGTGCGCACCATGCTCGCGTCCTCCCTCCGCGGCGTCGTCGCACAGCTTCTCTGCAAGCGGGTGGACAAGCCCGGCCGGACCGCCGTGCACGAGATCATGTTCGCCACTCCCGCCGTCAGCGCCATCATCCGTGAAGGCGCCACCCAGAAGCTCTATGACGTCATCACCGGCGGCAAGGCGGACGGCATGCAGTTCATGGACGAGTCCATCTGGAACAAGCTCCGGGAAGGCATGATCTCGCCGGAAGAAGCCTACATGAAGGCGATCGACAAAAACCGCTTCAAGAAGTTCCTTCCGGAAGACAAGCAGCACCTCGGCGATGCTTCCGGCGGAGACCCGAAGGCACATTGA
- a CDS encoding type IV pilus twitching motility protein PilT produces MSDHQVLDHVDQYLQLGREYQCSDLHLPTAYPPAWRRFGHLSPIWSDHPPLSATDTERLARSFLTDDKWDRLQSHGDIDFAYQNAQGRFRASVVKQRLGYDMTFRIIDTNIRSIEEIGLPLESVVPLTRYQNGIVLVTGAVGSGKSTTLAALVDFINRDREDHILTLEDPIEYVFESKGCQVNQREVHTHTDSFAKALRGALREDPDVIMVGEMRDLETIQLALTAAETGHLVLGTLHTGNAPRTLDRVLDVFPTDQRDQIRIMVSESLRGILSQQLVPRVDGNGRTLAVELLVNTPAVANCIREGKTFMLPGIMQTGKHVGMVTMDESLRRLVTAGVISREEAIFRSEDKAQMHSFFKS; encoded by the coding sequence ATGTCCGACCATCAGGTTCTCGACCACGTTGACCAATACCTCCAGTTAGGGCGCGAATACCAGTGCTCCGATCTCCATCTGCCGACCGCCTACCCGCCCGCATGGCGGCGTTTCGGGCACCTGTCGCCGATCTGGTCGGACCATCCACCGCTGTCCGCGACCGATACCGAACGCCTCGCGCGATCCTTCCTCACGGATGACAAATGGGACCGCCTGCAGAGCCACGGGGACATCGACTTCGCCTATCAGAACGCCCAAGGCCGCTTCCGCGCCTCCGTGGTCAAGCAGCGCCTCGGCTATGACATGACTTTCCGGATCATCGACACCAACATCCGCTCGATCGAGGAGATCGGCCTGCCGCTGGAGAGCGTGGTCCCGCTCACCCGCTACCAGAACGGCATCGTCCTGGTGACCGGGGCCGTGGGCTCCGGGAAATCCACCACCCTCGCCGCGTTGGTTGACTTCATCAACAGGGACCGCGAGGACCACATCCTCACCCTGGAAGACCCGATCGAGTATGTCTTCGAGTCCAAGGGCTGCCAGGTGAACCAACGGGAAGTCCACACCCACACGGATTCCTTCGCGAAGGCGCTGCGTGGCGCGCTCCGGGAAGATCCGGACGTCATCATGGTCGGTGAAATGCGCGACCTGGAGACCATCCAGCTCGCCCTCACCGCCGCGGAAACCGGTCACCTTGTCCTTGGAACGCTCCACACCGGCAACGCGCCACGGACGCTGGACCGTGTGCTGGACGTGTTCCCCACGGACCAGCGGGACCAGATCCGCATCATGGTCTCGGAATCCCTGCGCGGCATCCTTTCCCAGCAGCTCGTCCCGCGCGTGGACGGAAACGGCCGGACTCTGGCCGTAGAGCTTCTGGTGAACACCCCCGCGGTCGCAAACTGCATCCGTGAGGGCAAGACCTTCATGCTCCCCGGCATCATGCAGACCGGCAAGCACGTCGGCATGGTCACCATGGACGAGTCCCTCCGCCGTCTGGTCACCGCAGGCGTCATCTCCCGCGAGGAGGCGATCTTCCGCTCCGAGGACAAGGCCCAGATGCATTCGTTCTTCAAATCCTGA
- a CDS encoding phage holin family protein, which yields MPPNWRTALADLVGSRIALVQLEFQQAAGSGLKRGILFAAAAILLLLAWIVLVAGGIGAISASAGWPWYWVTLSAGGIHLFIALILILIARKPGPATFEFTRAEFKKDREWLANFQSPNKSND from the coding sequence GTGCCGCCCAACTGGCGCACGGCGCTGGCGGACCTGGTGGGCTCGCGGATCGCACTGGTCCAGCTCGAGTTCCAGCAGGCCGCTGGTTCCGGGTTGAAACGGGGCATCCTGTTCGCGGCGGCGGCCATTCTCCTTCTGCTCGCCTGGATCGTCCTGGTGGCGGGCGGGATCGGTGCCATCTCCGCTTCCGCAGGCTGGCCCTGGTATTGGGTGACCCTATCCGCAGGCGGCATCCACCTGTTCATCGCCCTGATCCTGATCCTCATTGCCAGAAAGCCGGGACCCGCCACATTCGAGTTTACCCGTGCCGAATTCAAGAAAGACCGCGAATGGCTAGCGAACTTCCAATCTCCGAACAAATCCAACGACTGA
- a CDS encoding AbfB domain-containing protein yields the protein MCLGSTWYLVVGWSFICWWAADVRAEEHPVVGVLRETAGKTMAELETDEVFKEAELAKKYLAALDLLEKKLAAEGDLDGIVGLREEKKAVAENGTASGHSGTALVGLRGKYLQLREDLRRETDKERAKLLAGVKQAVTGKESELVKAGDVDGALEIRRDGERLLGELSKDMAGSGTGAGMAASPGSVSLPEIRTAEDLRAFLAGSVWKVTGGSGSIRSRIEFGMDGNATADDGRKLGGWSCDDARTFRISAAGNTGVFGPGWDSFELSLADGGKVSATKVTNPHHGRTVRLRLADDAKTGLSFSKGRPARTSQEADTVRMVCGLSDPDHVSFEYPPGRGSYLRHIKYVLNCHERPDQMTPLFREDATFKVVPLDDGAVRLEAVNFPGFFLAVDAGKGQVVLRKDPGLPVSRFRLEPGG from the coding sequence ATGTGCTTGGGTTCCACCTGGTATCTGGTCGTTGGATGGTCGTTCATCTGCTGGTGGGCGGCGGATGTCAGGGCGGAGGAACATCCGGTGGTCGGGGTTCTCCGTGAGACAGCGGGGAAAACCATGGCGGAGCTGGAGACGGACGAGGTTTTCAAAGAGGCGGAGCTTGCCAAGAAATACCTGGCTGCACTGGACTTGCTTGAAAAGAAACTGGCGGCGGAGGGGGATCTGGACGGGATTGTCGGTTTGCGGGAGGAGAAGAAGGCGGTTGCGGAGAATGGCACGGCGTCGGGACATTCCGGTACCGCTCTGGTCGGGCTCCGCGGGAAGTACCTCCAGCTACGGGAGGACCTGCGGAGGGAGACGGACAAGGAGCGGGCGAAACTGTTGGCAGGCGTGAAACAGGCGGTCACGGGGAAGGAGAGCGAGCTGGTGAAAGCCGGTGATGTGGATGGAGCTTTGGAAATCCGTCGTGACGGGGAACGTCTGCTGGGGGAGCTTTCCAAGGACATGGCTGGATCCGGGACCGGAGCAGGCATGGCCGCTTCCCCCGGTTCTGTCAGCCTGCCGGAGATCCGGACGGCGGAGGATCTCAGAGCGTTCCTTGCCGGATCGGTTTGGAAAGTGACCGGTGGCAGCGGTTCCATCCGCAGCAGGATCGAGTTCGGCATGGATGGAAATGCGACCGCCGATGACGGGAGGAAGCTGGGTGGATGGTCGTGCGATGACGCGCGCACTTTCCGCATATCCGCCGCCGGCAATACCGGGGTCTTCGGCCCGGGTTGGGATTCGTTCGAACTTTCACTCGCGGACGGCGGCAAGGTATCGGCAACCAAGGTGACGAACCCCCATCATGGCAGGACCGTCCGGTTGAGGTTGGCGGATGACGCGAAGACGGGTCTTTCCTTCAGCAAGGGAAGGCCCGCCCGGACCAGTCAGGAGGCGGACACGGTCCGCATGGTCTGCGGGCTGTCGGATCCGGATCACGTTTCCTTTGAGTATCCGCCGGGCAGAGGCTCCTATCTCCGGCACATCAAATATGTGCTGAACTGCCACGAGCGGCCGGACCAGATGACGCCGCTGTTCCGCGAGGACGCGACGTTCAAGGTGGTCCCCCTCGATGACGGGGCCGTGAGGCTGGAAGCGGTGAATTTCCCGGGGTTCTTCCTGGCCGTGGATGCAGGGAAGGGGCAGGTGGTTCTCAGAAAGGATCCTGGCCTTCCGGTTTCCCGTTTCCGGTTGGAGCCGGGCGGTTGA
- a CDS encoding AsmA-like C-terminal region-containing protein, whose product MWRWHFIRNLRTALFIAAALSLVAVGTIIWWANRTGLPETWRATIEEECGKQGTFLTIDSLSYIPFKGIIASGVRVFSDKEKRLEVSQLERIVLDFNKAELIRKKFRLTKVELSDARLSMPLDPRNPDSTRLEITDLNGTVLMPGGRLLEARDVRGKIAGIDVIFGARMLGYQQKEGEHKEDPNEAKRREVAARFIRELEKWTFDEKRPPVLRIFAEGDLSDKSTLNARISLQAREMEKNGHVLDQINTRATLIGNLLTLTSLHAVDERGELEARVDYDIHSGEGRFEMTSGLEIPGLLKSWADLPAIPQITFGGSQKLEAVGSFKLRKDAPPDIRVTGSAACESVMMKGVAFDTVGTSFSWHEGNLYLLDTVLTRKDGVATGKALIQGPIVQMALRSTLPSEVYLPFFTGQPLEIVINDFGKLPGAKVDIELEGGFDTRERKSWAYTGRGQVDNVTFKGVPVAMAKCSFDLSHHALDFYDGTVVFNYDNYGLRNAYGGPSRGTTKVGRVRYDPAPRHVEIEGVEGTMWAAPLVRLFAPKIADDLEAYRFQSPPNLKGSGIVDVTPQGRTNLTVSFSSERAADYKFLGETITLFQPRGQVLILGDQVLVDDLTFRAFGGPVSSRFEFHKGKLGGEVSWTKVGLPEVASTYGFQMEGGGTTTGRIEFDCSNGKIETLNGTGLLGLEKAELFSVPVFGPLSKLVAAALGDRRAGHERAKDAFLNFQIHKGVLSSHDFRTSTSSLVFTGDGNIDLATRNIDMTVRMNARGFLGLITLPLRPFYGLFQFHGTGPMRDADWKSELFTSPPKDQEETLLNPPKARAVEEPAPRALRVR is encoded by the coding sequence ATGTGGCGCTGGCATTTCATCCGTAATCTCCGAACGGCGCTATTCATCGCCGCAGCCCTGTCGTTGGTTGCCGTCGGGACCATCATCTGGTGGGCGAACCGCACCGGCCTGCCGGAAACCTGGCGCGCGACGATCGAGGAGGAATGCGGAAAGCAGGGCACCTTCCTCACCATTGATTCACTCTCCTACATCCCGTTCAAAGGGATCATCGCCAGCGGCGTCCGGGTCTTTTCCGACAAGGAGAAGCGGCTGGAGGTCTCCCAGCTCGAACGGATCGTCCTGGATTTCAACAAGGCCGAGCTGATCCGGAAGAAATTCCGCCTCACCAAGGTCGAGCTGAGCGACGCCCGGCTCAGCATGCCGCTGGACCCGCGGAATCCGGATTCCACCCGGCTGGAAATCACCGACCTCAACGGCACCGTGCTCATGCCCGGTGGACGGCTGCTTGAGGCACGGGACGTCCGCGGAAAGATCGCCGGCATCGACGTGATCTTCGGCGCGCGCATGCTGGGCTACCAACAGAAGGAAGGGGAACACAAGGAGGACCCCAACGAGGCCAAGCGCCGGGAAGTCGCGGCGCGCTTCATCCGCGAACTGGAGAAATGGACCTTCGACGAGAAGCGGCCTCCGGTGCTGAGGATCTTCGCGGAAGGAGACCTTTCGGACAAGTCCACCTTGAACGCCCGCATCAGCCTCCAGGCGCGGGAAATGGAGAAAAACGGCCACGTGCTCGACCAGATCAACACACGGGCGACCCTGATCGGGAATTTGCTCACCCTGACCTCCCTCCATGCGGTGGATGAACGCGGGGAACTGGAGGCGCGCGTGGACTACGACATCCATTCCGGGGAGGGCCGTTTCGAAATGACATCCGGTCTGGAGATCCCCGGCCTCCTGAAATCCTGGGCGGACCTCCCCGCCATCCCGCAGATCACTTTCGGCGGCAGCCAGAAACTCGAGGCGGTGGGGAGCTTCAAGCTGCGGAAGGACGCCCCTCCGGACATCCGGGTGACAGGCAGCGCGGCATGCGAATCCGTGATGATGAAAGGCGTCGCCTTCGACACGGTGGGAACTTCCTTCTCGTGGCACGAAGGGAACCTTTACCTGCTGGACACCGTCCTCACCCGGAAAGACGGAGTGGCCACGGGAAAGGCCCTCATCCAGGGTCCCATCGTCCAGATGGCCCTCAGGTCCACCCTTCCCAGTGAGGTCTATCTGCCGTTCTTCACCGGCCAGCCGCTGGAGATCGTGATCAATGATTTCGGGAAACTGCCCGGGGCGAAGGTGGATATCGAGCTGGAAGGCGGATTCGATACCCGTGAAAGGAAATCCTGGGCCTACACCGGCCGCGGACAGGTGGACAATGTCACCTTCAAGGGTGTGCCGGTGGCGATGGCGAAGTGTTCGTTCGACCTCAGTCACCACGCCTTGGACTTCTACGACGGCACCGTGGTCTTCAACTACGACAACTATGGCCTCCGGAATGCCTACGGCGGTCCCAGCCGGGGCACCACCAAGGTCGGACGCGTCCGCTACGACCCGGCCCCGCGGCACGTGGAGATCGAAGGAGTGGAGGGCACCATGTGGGCCGCGCCCCTGGTCCGCCTGTTCGCCCCCAAGATCGCGGACGATCTGGAGGCCTACCGGTTCCAATCCCCACCGAACCTGAAAGGATCCGGCATCGTCGATGTGACACCGCAGGGCCGCACCAACCTCACCGTCTCCTTCAGCTCCGAAAGGGCGGCGGATTACAAATTCCTGGGAGAGACCATCACCCTGTTCCAACCGCGGGGCCAGGTGCTGATCCTCGGGGATCAGGTGCTGGTGGATGACCTCACCTTCCGGGCGTTCGGCGGGCCGGTCAGTTCCCGGTTTGAATTCCACAAGGGCAAACTGGGCGGAGAAGTGAGCTGGACCAAGGTCGGCCTGCCCGAGGTGGCGTCCACCTATGGATTCCAGATGGAAGGCGGCGGGACCACCACGGGCCGGATCGAATTCGACTGCAGCAACGGAAAGATTGAGACGCTCAACGGCACGGGATTGCTGGGTCTTGAGAAGGCGGAACTCTTTTCCGTGCCGGTGTTCGGCCCCCTCTCCAAGCTGGTGGCCGCCGCGCTCGGTGACCGGAGGGCCGGCCATGAGCGGGCGAAGGACGCCTTCCTCAACTTCCAGATCCACAAAGGGGTGCTGAGCAGCCATGACTTCCGGACCAGCACCTCTTCCTTGGTCTTCACAGGAGACGGCAACATCGACCTGGCCACCCGCAACATCGACATGACCGTGCGGATGAACGCGCGCGGCTTCCTAGGTCTCATCACCCTGCCGCTTCGGCCGTTCTACGGCCTGTTCCAGTTCCACGGAACCGGACCGATGCGGGACGCGGACTGGAAGAGCGAATTGTTCACCTCCCCGCCGAAAGATCAGGAAGAAACGCTGCTCAATCCGCCGAAGGCACGCGCCGTCGAAGAACCCGCCCCCAGAGCGCTCCGGGTCAGATAA
- the radC gene encoding DNA repair protein RadC — protein sequence MTDRIQDLPSGERPREKLSRLGPASLDNAELMALFISTGTKGRSAITIGRDLLRKYGSMSALGALPVTELAKEKGMGIAKASKLAAAFELGARVAREQIDQETLDAPETIHRFFAPQMAHLAHEQVVVAVLDTRNRHIGTTVISMGGVNEASAHPREILRPVITRAGYSFVLIHNHPSGDPCPSRADEMITRRIAEAAELMQINFLDHIIIGKPSPGRRPYFSFRECGIIR from the coding sequence ATGACCGACCGCATCCAGGACCTGCCCAGCGGCGAACGCCCGCGCGAGAAACTTTCCCGCCTGGGCCCCGCCTCGTTGGACAATGCGGAGCTGATGGCCCTGTTCATCTCCACCGGGACGAAGGGTCGCAGCGCCATCACCATCGGCCGAGATCTGCTGAGGAAGTACGGGTCCATGAGCGCTCTGGGTGCCCTGCCGGTCACCGAGCTGGCGAAAGAAAAGGGCATGGGCATCGCCAAGGCGTCGAAACTGGCGGCGGCGTTCGAGCTGGGTGCCCGCGTGGCCCGGGAACAGATCGACCAGGAAACGCTGGACGCCCCGGAGACCATCCACCGCTTTTTCGCCCCCCAGATGGCCCACCTGGCGCACGAACAGGTGGTCGTGGCGGTGCTGGACACCCGGAACCGCCACATCGGCACGACGGTCATTTCCATGGGCGGGGTGAATGAGGCCAGCGCCCACCCGCGGGAGATCCTGCGCCCCGTCATCACCCGCGCGGGATACAGCTTCGTCCTCATCCACAACCACCCGTCCGGGGATCCCTGCCCCAGCCGGGCGGACGAGATGATCACCCGCCGGATCGCCGAGGCTGCGGAACTGATGCAGATCAACTTCCTCGACCACATCATCATCGGAAAACCCTCTCCCGGCAGGCGGCCCTACTTTTCCTTTCGCGAATGCGGCATCATCCGCTAA